A region of Leifsonia xyli DNA encodes the following proteins:
- a CDS encoding MFS transporter: MSERWGAVTVLGAAQFVMVLDSTVMNVSISTVVKDLDTTIAAMQTTITFYTLTMAAFMLLGAKLGDIWGRRRALVIGSIVYAIGSGTTAVSPNIAVLFVGWSVVEGLGAVLVIPAIAALIADNYTGHARVTAFAVIGAASGVAVAVGPLIGGFLTTYASWRYVFAGEVVIMAVVLLFSRVVRDSGERERVAIDALSVLLSAVGLVLVVLGLLQTKTWGWVLPSTDVSVLGLSPVPFLVAGGSVVLWLFFVRQRSLIARGRAPLLDPGLLRIRQLRAGVGSLGLQYTVTAGLFFVVPIYLQLTLGLDALTTGLRIFPLSVALVLFSIVGTALARRMPPRRIARIGQLALVGASLVLLAAVTPDLNTWQFGAGMFIAGAALGLLASQLGNVTMSSVGPDQLSEAGGIQGVFQNLGSSLGTALVGSVMIAALSSSFAANVAASELPQDVQTQVQQESRDGVGVVAVADVPRIASEHGLSEQDSATLQHLYSESQLSALRLSFVTVALISCAALFFSRNLPKTVPKADPVAQRRAT; this comes from the coding sequence ATGTCTGAACGATGGGGTGCGGTGACGGTGCTCGGCGCCGCCCAGTTCGTGATGGTCCTCGACAGCACGGTGATGAACGTGTCCATCTCGACGGTGGTGAAGGACCTGGACACCACCATCGCCGCCATGCAGACGACCATCACCTTCTACACGCTCACCATGGCCGCGTTCATGCTGCTGGGAGCCAAGCTCGGCGACATCTGGGGCAGGCGCCGCGCCCTGGTGATCGGCTCCATCGTCTACGCGATCGGCTCGGGGACCACGGCGGTCAGCCCGAATATCGCCGTGCTCTTCGTCGGCTGGTCGGTGGTGGAAGGCCTCGGGGCGGTGCTGGTGATCCCGGCGATCGCCGCCCTGATCGCCGACAACTACACCGGCCACGCGCGGGTGACGGCGTTCGCCGTGATCGGTGCCGCATCGGGGGTCGCCGTCGCGGTCGGTCCTCTGATCGGCGGGTTCCTCACCACCTACGCGAGCTGGCGGTACGTCTTCGCCGGCGAGGTCGTCATCATGGCCGTGGTGCTCCTGTTCAGCCGGGTGGTGCGTGACAGCGGCGAGCGCGAGAGAGTGGCCATCGACGCGCTGTCCGTGCTGCTCTCCGCCGTCGGCCTGGTGCTGGTCGTCCTGGGCCTGCTGCAGACGAAGACGTGGGGATGGGTCCTCCCGTCGACCGACGTGTCCGTGCTCGGCCTCTCACCCGTCCCGTTTCTCGTCGCAGGAGGGTCGGTCGTGCTGTGGCTGTTCTTCGTCCGCCAGCGCTCCCTGATCGCACGCGGGCGAGCGCCCCTGCTCGATCCGGGCCTGCTGCGCATCCGACAGTTGCGCGCTGGGGTGGGAAGCCTCGGCCTGCAGTACACCGTGACCGCGGGGCTGTTCTTCGTCGTGCCGATCTACCTCCAGCTCACCCTCGGCCTGGATGCGCTCACGACCGGGCTGCGGATCTTCCCTCTCTCCGTCGCCTTGGTGCTCTTCTCGATCGTGGGGACGGCGCTCGCCCGGCGGATGCCGCCGCGACGCATCGCGCGCATCGGACAGCTCGCGCTCGTCGGCGCCAGCCTGGTGCTCCTCGCCGCCGTGACACCCGACCTCAACACCTGGCAGTTCGGGGCGGGCATGTTCATCGCCGGTGCCGCCCTCGGCCTTCTGGCGTCGCAGCTCGGGAACGTGACGATGTCGTCGGTCGGGCCTGACCAGCTGAGCGAGGCCGGAGGCATCCAGGGCGTGTTCCAGAACCTCGGCTCATCGCTCGGGACGGCCCTGGTCGGATCCGTCATGATCGCCGCGCTGTCCAGCTCGTTCGCTGCGAATGTGGCCGCGAGCGAGCTGCCGCAGGATGTGCAGACACAGGTGCAGCAGGAGAGCCGGGACGGCGTCGGCGTGGTCGCCGTCGCGGACGTCCCGCGCATCGCCTCCGAGCATGGACTGTCGGAGCAGGACAGCGCGACGTTGCAGCACCTCTACTCGGAGTCGCAGCTTTCCGCGCTTCGGCTCTCCTTCGTCACCGTCGCGCTGATCTCGTGCGCCGCGCTGTTCTTCTCCCGCAACCTGCCGAAGACCGTTCCGAAAGCGGACCCGGTCGCGCAGCGACGGGCAACCTGA